A single genomic interval of Thermodesulfobacteriota bacterium harbors:
- a CDS encoding bifunctional nuclease family protein — protein sequence MFKEMKVSGIAIDPVTNTPIMILREVDGEQAMPIWIGLLEATAIATELEKIQFSRPMTHDLLRNILKEVGAGVVKIEIIDLRENTFYAIITIITKDREFQLDARPSDAIALALRTDSPIYVHETVIDKSKRMEMSHRAEVDTEEGKKWADILERLSPDDFGKYKM from the coding sequence ATCGATCCTGTTACCAATACACCGATTATGATCCTGCGAGAGGTGGACGGCGAGCAGGCCATGCCGATATGGATTGGTCTTCTGGAAGCCACGGCTATAGCCACTGAGCTGGAGAAGATCCAGTTTTCCAGGCCGATGACCCACGACCTCCTTAGAAACATTTTGAAGGAAGTCGGCGCAGGAGTGGTCAAAATTGAAATCATAGATCTGCGCGAAAATACCTTCTACGCTATTATCACGATAATAACAAAGGATAGAGAGTTCCAGCTTGACGCCCGCCCCAGTGATGCCATTGCCCTGGCCTTGCGGACTGATTCGCCGATTTATGTCCATGAAACGGTGATAGATAAGTCGAAACGCATGGAGATGAGCCACAGGGCGGAGGTTGATACTGAAGAGGGAAAGAAGTGGGCTGATATATTGGAACGCCTTTCGCCTGATGACTTTGGCAAATACAAGATGTGA